The genomic DNA TCAATTTAATTTTTTGTAGGGGTGAATATTGTGAACTTAAATGAAAAAAAACAGCTTGAAGAAGCGTTACAAAAAGTAAATAAAAGTGAGTATAAAAATCTTGTTTCTCCATTAACAAAAGAAAATATAAAGCATAAAATTTTAGAAGAAACAGCTAGACAAATAGCTCAAGGAAATATAAGTTCGCACGAACAAATAAAACAATATATTTTAAATAAAGATAGAGAGTATGCTGAAAATAATGATAAATTTAAATTGATTTTAAAGATAGCGCCTATTGCACTTATTCTTTTTATTATATTTATATTTTTGTATCAATCTTTTTATTTATAAAAAATAAACATCTTGGAATTATAAAAATAAAATGGGAGGGATTATAATGAAAAGTTTAAAAGAATTATATCATGAATGGAGAGATGAAATAGAAAAGCGTCACAAAGATAAAAAAGATGCGAAAAAATATTTCGACTCTACAGATCCAGAAGTACGTAAAGAGTTTTCAAAATGGGTTGGATTACAAAATGAAATTACTTATGCTGAAATGTTTGCATTAGAAAATGAATTTGAAATAGGAAGAGAAATATAAGATTATATGGAAAAGACCGATGTATTAACTCATCGGTCTTTTATAATTAAATTTTTTTTAAAGCTTCTTCAAATTCTTCTTTTGAAACTCCATATCTATTTAGTTTAGATAGTAGTTGTTTTCCATTTGAATATCCAATTCCTAATGCTTCACCTAATTTTTCTCTTTTAAGCTGAGAGTCTTTTGTTCCAACAAGGCCTAAATCAATCAAATTCTCCATTGTATAAAGCTTAGTTACATTATTATCCTCGATTGTACATCTAGCATTCTCTAAAGCTCTTAATATAGCTTTAGGAGTTGCGTTTTCAACTCCTATATCACCATCTTTTGTTCCTTCATTTCTTGTGATATAAGCATCTTTAGCATTTGGAAAAAAAGAATGAATATATTTTCTAATTTCATTTCCAGCATAATCAGGATCAGTTAAGATTATAATACCTTTATTTTTCTCTGCTACTTTAATTTTTTCAATATTATTTTTCTTTCTTACTGCAAATCCATTTACTTGTATAATTTCAGCATCTACTGCTGCTTTTACTGCTGTTATATCATCTCTTCCTTCTACAACAATAATTTCTTTAATTGTTTTTTTCATTTTAACTCCTCAAAGTTTTTATATTAATAATGAAAAGACTGACTAATCAAAAGTCAGTCTTTTATAGTTATTTTATTTTATCATCAAAATACTCTAAAAAATTTTTTAGATCTCGTGAAACAAATTCCCAAGTATGAACTTCATTTTGACAAATATTACCTATGAAATTATAGCCATGTTTTTTCATACGTCCAATAGTATCCGTCCATTGTTGAAGCATAAGATGACTTTCAACATCTTTTTCTCCAACGCTAGCATAAAAATATCTATTTTTAAAATTAAATTTATCTAGTTTTTTAATGAGGGTATATGGATCTTCTTTTAATATTTCATATCCCCAAGAGCTAAATACACGCAAGAATTGTAATTTATCTTCATCAGAAAAAATAAATTTTGGAATATAAAGAAAATTAAAAAGTCTGATAACTCTTCTATTTACACTCATTCTTACTATACTAATAGCTCCAGAAAAACTTCCAACAACTTTAAAAATATTAGGATATTTTAGCCCTAGTTTAAAAGCACCATACCCACCCATAGAGAAGCCAGCTATACCAAACTTTGATTTAGGGAATTTTTCTTTAAATAAAGGAATTAACTCCTTTATAATATAATCTTCGTATCGACAATTTGGTAGATTATAAAAATTAGTATACCAACTTGTTCCATGATATCCAGAATCTATTAAAATAATATTCATTAGATTTATTATTTTTTGATCTAACAACTTTAGATAATTTTCACATATTTTAGCTCGTTCAAGCCAGTCTTTACTTGAATCACGTAGTCCATGTAAAAGTATAAGGCAAGGTAAGTTGTCTTTTTGAGTATCCTTATTTGTAATTATTGTATAATTTAGTTTCTCTGTGATATATTTACTATTTTCAAAAGTTTCAGTTTTTATTAAAAGATGATCATCTATATACTGTTTATCAAAAGAACTGAAATCCATATCCTCATTTTTTATATATTTAACTTGTGGAAACCCTAGTACACGTCTAATTTTTTTAGCAAGTCTAAATTTAAAAGGATATGTTATTGTAAAGAATAACAGTCCTAAAATTATAAATAATAAAATAATTCTATTCATATTATCAACTTATTAAAAATCCGCATTATTTGGAGTTCTTGGGAAAGGTATTACGTCACGAATGTTAGTCATTCCTGTTATGTACATAATAATTCTTTCAAAACCAAGACCATATCCAGAATGAGGGAAACTTCCATATCTTCTTAGATCTAGATAGAATTCATAATCTTCAGGATTCATTCCTAATTCTCTTATTCTTCCTTCTAGAATTTCAAGATTATCTTCTCTTTGAGAACCACCTATAATTTCTCCAATTCCAGGTGCTAATAAGTCCATAGCTCTAACAGTTTTTCCATCTGGATTAAGTTTCATATAAAAAGCTTTTATATCTTTTGGATAATCAGTTAAAAATACAGGCTTTTTGAAATGTTCTTCAGCAAGATATCTTTCATGCTCACTTTGAAGATCGATTCCCCATTCAACAGGATAATCAAATTTCTTTCCAGATTTTAATAAGATGTCAATAGCTTCAGTATATGTTAATCTAGCAAAATCATTGTTAAGAACATTATTTAATTTATCAAATAATCCTTTTTCAATAAATTGGTTGAAAAAGGCCATCTCTTCAGGACATTGTTCTAATACAAATTTAATTATATATTTTACCATTGCTTCAGCAAGTTCCATATTAGCACTTAAATCAGCAAAAGCAATTTCAGGTTCAATCATCCAAAATTCAGAAGCATGTCTTGCAGTATTAGAATTTTCAGCTCTGAAAGTAGGACCGAAAGTATAAATATTTCTAAAAGCAGAACAGAAAGTTTCTCCACTTAATTGTCCACTAACTGTTAAGTTAGTTTCTTTACCAAAAAAATCTTTTGTTTCATCAACTGTTCCATCTTCTTTTAAAGGAAGATCATTTAAATCTAGAGTTGTAACTCTAAACATTTCTCCTGCACCTTCACAGTCTGATCCAGTAATAATTGGAGTATGAACATATACAAATCCATTTTCTTGGAAGAATTTATGTATAGCATAAGCTACTACAGATCTTACTCTAAATACTGCAGCAAAAGTATTTGTTCTAGGTCTTAAATGAGCTTTAGTTCTTAAGTATTCAAAAGTATGTCTTTTATTTTGTAAAGGATAACTTAAATCAGCTTTTTGAAATACATTTATTTCATCAGCAATAATTTCAATTTCTTGACCTGCTCCTTGAGAATTTACAAGCTTTCCTTTAACTTCGATTGAAGAAATTATAGAAAGATGTGATATTTCATCATAGTTGCTAAGTTTGTTATCAAAAACAACTTGAATCCCTTTGAAAAAAGACCCATCATTAACTTCTATAAAACCAAAGTTCTTTTGTCCTCTCATTTTTTTTATCCAACCTGTGATAATAACCTCTTTATCCAGGTATTTGTCCTTATCTCTAAAGAGAGATTTAACTGTAACTGTATTCATGTTTATATGCCCCCATAAAGTTATATTAATTTAGCTTATTTTCATTTTCGTCATTTTCATCGACGATTTTTATATTATCTAGATGTCCACGAACTTGAGCCTTAAACTTTTCTAGATATATTTTTCTATATTCTTGTCTTTCTTTTTTTTCTTCTTCAGTTAACTCTCTTTCTCGTGCAAGCTTAGAGAAGTTATTAATTTTTTCAATAATTTCTTTCATTTCCATTTGAAAATCACCTACAATTTTAAGTTATAGTATGGATTATTATAACATTTTTTTTATTGATATAGCAAATTTTTTTAAATTTGAAGTAATTGTTAATTTAGATGTATATTTTTTTTAATATTATCTTTATTAAATTTAAACATAGGCATACCGCTAGAATAAGGAGCCATATAATATTCTTTGAATACAAATACAATATTATCTCCCTCAAAGTATATTATAGCATCTTTTACATTTGCTTCAATATCATTAAATAAAAAACATTCTTCTCCATTAGTGTTATAAATAGGTTTTTTATTACTTATTTGGTCATTAATAAGCATATTAAAGTAGTCTACATCATCATCTTCTAATAATTTATCATTTGTAATCAATGTTCCAGTTTTTTTATTTAAGTTATACGCATCTATTTCATGAATTGGATGAGCTCCACCATTTGGGTATAAATTAGTTGTTAAAATAATAGACATTACATTAAAGTTATTATTTTTTACTTGATAATTCATATCAGCACTTTCATATTCGCCATCTTCTTTAGATGTTGCCATATTATCAATGATATTTCTCATATTTTCTTTCATTGTCAAATTAAAATATTCAATATCTTCAGTGTCTAAATTAATAATTTGAGGAATATTAATTACATAATCTGAATATTCAGTTTGTTTTTTTTCTGTAGTTGAAACAACTTCCATAACTTTTGGTAATTTAGGTTTTGGTGCAGGAGTTGGATTTATATTTTCATTGTCATTTTTAACTTCAGTATTAGGTTCATTAATATTTACTTCATCTGAAGTTGGTGGTGTAATAACGGGCTCTTCTTTAGAATCTTTTCCACAACTAAAAAATATAAATGTACTAAAAGTTAATACCATGATTTTTTTTATAATTTTCATAAATTCACTTCCTATTTTTAAAGTTTAAATTGAACCAATAATTTCATATTTTTTGAGTAACATAGCTGGGTGATAAGATTCTTTTGCTTCACGTAATCCTGGATCTCCAAAATCATCTTCTCTATTTATAAATTTTACATTTTCAAATTCTGTTTCAACAAATAAGTGGTTAATAGCTTGATAGCTTCCAATATAATCGTTGAGAGCTTTTTCAATATGGATTACTGCATAATCAGGGGATAAAATTTCACCTAATGAGTAGGCTATAATTTCACCATGTATTCTGATTAACCCACCACAAATATCTAACTTAGAAAAATTTTTTAAAAGAGTCAAGATACCTAAATGCTCATTTTTTAAGACTTCAGGACCTTTGTTATCACGATACCAGTTATTTTGAAACTCTATAACTTCTTCGATATTAGATTCATCAATTTTTTCATATTCATAATTATATGATTTTTTGAAGTTATTTATTCTATTTTTCTTCTTAGAATACTTTCTTCCTTTAAGATATGCTAAATCATATGAATTATAAACATAATCGAAGGTATCACGTTTTTCTTCTAAAATAAAATCGTTTTCTAATTTTTCTTTCCAATATTCAGGAACTAAAGTTATTTTCTTATTTTCTTTTAAAATATTACATATAATTTTTTTCCAATTGCTCAACGTTTCATCTTGTTCATTAAGAGGAACAGGCATATAATAATAATCTTGTTGATTATAAGTTCCTTTTAAAATTAAAATATTATCTTCAATTTTATATGCTGTATTTTCTCCAACACTCCAAAGAAGTTGATTTGTAAAATTGTAATCACATGTGATAAAACGATTTTTGGTGTATTCGTCAATTATCTCCTTATCATTACAATCTAATTTTTTCCAATCCATTTATTTTCTCTCCCTTTCTAAAATAAAAATTATATATTAAAACTATCTACATTATACTAGAAAAAAATTTTTTTTCTAGTTTTTTATACTAAAAAAGGGTTATAGTTTATATTTATACCTATCTTTTCTTCTCTTTTTTAATGATTTATTAAAAAAGAATGTTATCAAAAAAGGAATAATAGAGATTATAAATACAGTGAAAATAAGACAGTATTTTTCTGGAATATTTGTTTTAAAAGATAGAGTTAATACTAAGGATTGAAGTATATCCATGAAATCGGTATAAAAAAGTTTACCAAATGGTGGAAGGATAAACTCTATTCCATATGTTAAAGCTACAAATAGACCTGCAAATAAAAATACACTTAATAACAACATAATGTCCCCCTTAAATATATAGTAATACAGTATTATTATACCTAAAAAAAGCTCAATTGCCTAACAGATTTTTTTATAAGATTGCTAAATGAAATGCCAAGTAATTTGACTGGCTGGTTTAGAGAAATAGACTCTAATAAAGTTTCTATTGTCTGTAGTAAAATAATATTATCATCTGTTGGAACAAAAAGGGTTTTAGACCTAGTTAAAGTTTCACCATTAATAAATTTTATTTTAATATGTACAGTTTTTATAACAACGTTTTTCTTTAAAATTCTTTTATGGGTATAGTAAAAAATATCTTTAACCTCTTTTGAAATAACTTCGCTACTTTCAATGGGAAATTTATAAGTATTTTCATTTCCTATTGAAGAAAAATTGTGTTTATAATCAATAGGTGAATGATCTATTCCTCTTATTGATAGATAAAGAAGCTCTCCCCGTGATTTACCAAAATATGAAGTTAGTTCATGTAGTGAATAATTAAAAGCATCCTGAACTTTGAAAATATTCTTTTTATTTAAAAGAAAAACAAACTTTTTACCTACACCAGGAATTATTTTAATATTTTTTTCTTTTACATAGTTTATAAACTCATGAGGAGAATAGAAGATATATTGCCCATTAGGTTTATTGATATCACTTGCTATTTTAGCAGATAGTTTGTTAAAGCCAATACCAACAGAACATGTAAGACCAGTATGAAATTTTATTCTTTCTCTAAATTTCTTAGCAAAGTAACTGAGTGTTTCAGGTGATTTAATATGATCTGTAATATCAATATATCCTTCGTCTAGAGAGATAAATTCTATTTTATTTGTTATTTTTAATACAAGTGAATGAATAAAAGCAGATATTTTTTTATATTTTTCCTTATTTACAGGTACAGTAATAAGATTAGGACATAATTTTTTAGCTTCAAAAACACTCATAGCAGAATGGATACCAAATTTTCTAGCTTCATAACTTGCAGTAGTAACTATACTATTACCTACAACAATGGGAATATTTTTTAATTTTGGATTATCTCTTATTTCTACAGATGCAAAAAATGCGTCCATATCATAATGTAAAATTACTCTATTCATATTATTCACCTCATATTATATTTTTATCATAGATAATAAAAAAACTGAACCCTTTTTTTATAGAGTTCAGTTTTTAGTTAAACTGTAGGTGGAGTTACTGAAAAGAGTATTATACTTTCATTGTCATAGATGTTAGTCCATTTATGAGGTATAAGGGAAGGAATTTGAATAGAATCTCCTGGTTCCATTTCACAAATTTCTTCTCCAACAGTAACTTTAACTTTACCTTTAACTACTATAGCTACCTCTTCACCTTTATGTGAAATTGGTTTAGAAGACGATTCAGAATATTTCTTGTTTAATATCATTTTTGTACATTCAATTTGTTTTGTTCCTTCTGGAGAAAGTAGTTCATACGTTACTTCATTTGTAAGGACAATTTTTCTATTTTCTTTTTTTAAAATATTAATACTATAATCTTCTATTTCTGGTTCTAAGAAGAATTTAAAAACAGGAATTTCTAAAACTTTTGCTACAGATTTTATTGTATTTAACGAAGGATTGGCATTTCCTTTTTCAATTTGACTGAGCATGGAAGATGAAATACCACATTGTTTTGCAAGGTCTTTTAATAAAATTCCTTTTTCTAATCTTATACTTTTAATTCTAGATCCAATATCAATCTCTATATTCATAGCCATAGCACCCTCTTTTTATGTTATATGTTAACATCAATTATACACTATTTGTTCAAAATACTCTATTTAATTTTTTGTATACAAAAGTTAGTATTTAAACTATATTAAACTAAAATAAATATTCTTTTAATAATAAAAATACATGTATAGTGTAACCTAGTTACTAGACTAATAAAATAAAAGCATTATGATTATAAAATTATCTAATATGAAGAAATAATCACGAAAATAATTAATTTTTTCAATTTAATTAGATTAAAAAAATACGAAAAATTTTCGTGAGATATATTTTTAAAATTCAAGGTTGAATATTTTATAAAAAAAATGCTATAGTTAATATGAAACAAATTAAGGAGGATTAGATTATGAATAAATTTTTTTTAGAAACACCTGCTATATTATTAGATAAAAAAACTTTAAAAAAGAATATAGAAAAATATCAAAGAATGTGTGATAATGAAAATAAAGAGTTATGGCCTATGTTAAAAACTCATAAAAGTTCTGAAATATTAAAATTACAAATAGAAGCTGGAGCTAACGGAGTTCTTTGTGGAACTTTAGAAGAGGCAGAACAATGTGCAAAACTAGGAGTCAAAAATATAATGTATGCTTATCCAGTTGCTAGTACTCAAAATATAAAAAGAGTAATAGAGTTATCTAAAAGAAGTAATTTTATAATAAGAATAGATGATCTAGATGGAGCTATGCTATTAGATAAAATGGCAAAAGAGCAAAATGTTATTATAAATTATACAATTATTGTTGATAGTGGGTTACATAGATTTGGTGTGTCTTTAGATAATTTACTTAAATTTACAAAGGAAATGGAAAAATTTTCAAATCTAAATTTAAAAGGAATTTCAACTCATCCAGGACATGTATATGGAGCAAATTCTGCTAAAGAAGTTGCAAAATATGTAGAAGATGAATGTAATATCTTAAAACAAGCAAAACAAATATTAGTTGATGCAGGATATGATATAGATATGATTACAAGTGGATCTACTCCAACTTTTAATGATGCGGTAAAAGATAAAAATATAAATATTTTACATCCTGGTAACTATGTATTTAATGACGTAATACAAATAGCTCTAGGAGCAGCAAAAGAAGATGAATGTGCATTGAGAATTTATGCTACTATAATATCTCATCCAAGAGAAAATTTATATATTTGTGATGCTGGAGCTAAATGTTTGGGATTAGATAAGGGAGCTCACGGGAATACTTCAATTATAGGTTATGGAAGAGTAGTAGGACATCCTGAGGCAATTGTTTACTCACTATCTGAAGAAGTAGGAAAAATAGAAATTAAAGGAGCTACAAATTTAAAAGTAGGCGATAAAATAGAAATAATTCCTAACCATTCGTGTTCTAGTGCAAATTTAACTGGTTATTACACAATAGTTGATAATGATGAAGTTGTTGAAAGTGTTGAAGTAGATATAAGAGGAAATAGTAAAAAAAGATTTTAAAATAAATGGGAGTTAGATCTAAATGTTTAAATCTAACTCCTATTTTTGTAAGTATTATAACCATTTTTTCTTTTTAAAATAAGCAATCATACCTAATACTAAAGCAAACATAGCTGCTAATAATATGAAATATCCATATTTAGTGTGTAGCTCAGGCATGTTATCAAAGTTCATTCCATACATACTAGTTAAGAAACTTAATGGCATGAAAACAGTAGAAATAATTGCTAATATTTTCATAATTTCATTCATTTCGTTACTAATAGTTGAATGATAAAGTTGAATAAGTTCTGTAACTCTTGTATTTAGAACTTCTAAAGTATCACATACAATTATTCCATGGTCAGATAGATCACTTAAATAAATTTTAATATCGTCATTTAGATATTCAGCAATGCTTTTTGTTTGTAGTTTTGTGATAAGCTCTCTGATTGGTCCGATAGTTCTTTTTAAGGTAGAAACTTTTTGTTTTAAATTGATAATTGATTGAAGATCTTCTCTTTCAGAATCATTAATTACTTTAGACTCTAATTTATCAATTTCTATTTCTACTTCATCTAACACCATAAAATAATAGTCAACAATACTATCTAAAATAGCATAAGTTAGGTATCCTACACTCTTTTTTCTCATTCTATAGTTAGGTGATTCTATTCTTGATCTTACAGAATCTAAGACATCTCCTGGTGATTCTTGGAAAGTAAGAAGATAATCATCTCCAACTATTAAAGAGATTTGTTCATAAGAAATATCTTTTGTAATTGGATCTATATTTAGCATCTTAAGTACAATAAAAAGATAGTCTTCTCTTTCTTCTACTTTAGCACGTTGTGTAGAGTTTGCCACATCTTCCATAACAAGGTTATCTAAATCAAATAGCTTTCCAACTTTTTTTAATAGTATAGTATTATGTATACCATCTACATTTATCCAACGTACTCCTTTAAAATCATGTGTTAATATTGAAAGATTGGAGTTTTCATCAAATACCTCTCTTTTAATTATACTATCGTTATATGCAATAAATTCGATATTAACTTTATGTTGCGGATTTTCGCCAGTATATATAATACTGCCAGGAGGAAGCCCAACTTTTTTCTTCCTATTTTTTGATGTTTCATCCACTTTGATCACCTCCATTAAAATTTGTTATATATTAAAAATTGCATAAAAATAATTATCAATTATTTCTTGTGTTTGTTCATCATAAGAGGCTATCTGTTTTTTAACTAAATTTTCAATAAAAAGTAATTCTTTTTGATCACTAGGATAATATATAGGTGTTTCTTTCAAAGGAGTTGCATAAAATTCAAAGTTCTTACCTTTAAATTTACCATTGAATCTAAACCACTCTAAAAATATTTTTGAATTCATATAACCTAGTATAAAAAACAGATTTATATCCTCTGTTTTTTTTGTAATAAAATATATGTCAGCACTGCCATAAAATTTTGTATCACTATAGGCAAAATTATTAGTTTTACATCTTTGACGAACTAAAATTTTAGGCTCTTCAAAAATATTTTGTTCTCTAGCCCACTGTAATTGCCACCATTTAATTCGCTGTGAAGTAACTTCACGTCTTTTAGCAAGTCTATCATAAAAAGGGTTTAGATATTCTTCTAATTTAGGATTTATATTTATATTTTTATCAAGATATAAAATCCAAAATTGATTTTTTTTATGAGTATATTTTTCTATATCTTTATTTTTATAAAAAGGTTTTAAATATTCTTTAAATTTATCATCATATTTATCAAAGACAAAAGCTTTATCATATCCTGATATGATCCCTTGATTAATGTTTACTAAATCATCTAAAAGAAAATTAGAGTATTTTTGTATTTTATTGTTAAATTGTCTTTCAATATCATCAGCTAAAACTATTTTATTATATGTGTCATAAATTTCATTGTTACTAACCTGAAATTGTTTACCAACAATATCTACAAAAATTGGAGTATTCTCAGAAAGATTTTTTTTCCATAAAAAAATAATATTATGCTGTCCTATAGCATTATTAAAAAGAGAATTATCATAAATAGAAATTTTTAAAAAATTACCATTTTCTTTTAAAGTATTTCTAAGAATTTGTCCACTATCTGCTCGTAACCAATAGTTAGTTGTTAGATATATTAAAAGACCATTGGATTCTAACAACTCTACTGCTTTTTCAATAAAAAAATAAAAATAATCCATCTTTGATTCATAGTATTTTTTTCCAAAATTTGTAGCTTTGATCTTTTGAAACAGCTCTCTATTATTTTTTTCACCTAAATAAGGTGGATTGCCAATGATAATATTATATTTAACATTATCTAATTCTAAAGAATTTAGCTTTTGAATATTTAACTGTACATTATCAATGTTATATTGTAGTAATAAAAGTTTAATTTTAAGTTTTGCTTCTGTTAAAGCATGTTCATCAAGATCAAAGCCACTTACCCATTCTTTTTTGAATTCATATATACCATATATTTCTTTTGAAAGTTTAAGTAGTTTTTCTACAGCAGGAATTAGAAGATTTCCACTTCCACAAGAAATATCACAGATACGTATATTGTCAAGAAGTTGTTTCTTATTTCCGTTTTTAAAATACTCAGAAAAAATATCATTAACCATTGAAGATGCTATTTTTTCAGGTGTATATATACTGTAGTTATTTTGTTTTTTCAATTAAAACACTTCCATTTTATTTTTATATAATCCTCTAGCCCAGAAAAGAAGATAAACAAGTCCGAAAACAGTTATCTTTACTAGTGATAAATTTATTTTATAGCTTGCTAAAAATGCAATAGCTGAAAATACGATACTTTTTAATAAAAATATTAATGTTTTCTTTAAATTGAAGCATATATATTTTCTTCTATATTCAAAAAGTAACATTAAAAAATTAACTCCAGCTGCTATTGATGTAGATAGAGCAAGTCCTTTATAACCAAAAGGTTTTATAAACACAAAATTTAATACTATATTTATGATTATAGAAACTATAGATGCCACTACAGGATATGCACTATTTTGCATACTATAGAAAGCTCTTGTCATTAAAAATATACCTGTATAAAAATATAGTCCAATAGAATAATATAAAAGAGCATTAGCAGTAACTTTTACAGCTTCTTCTCCAAATTTCCCATACGAAAGAGTAAGTCTTACAACATCTTCACTATATATTGTTAAAACTAAAATAGAAGGAATTACTAAAAATAGTAAAATATTTAATCCTTTAAGTATATATTTCTCAGCAATATCATTTTTATGTTTTGCTACTGCTTGAGCTAGAGATGGATATATAACTGTACTCAAAGATACTCCAAAAACACCTACAGGTAATAAATATAGTCTTGTTGCATTTTCAAGTGCTGTAACAGCACCAGTTTCAAGATTAGATGCAAACCATTGGTCTACTACAGTATTTAACTGTCTTGCCATAATTCCACCTAACATAGGTAAAGTCATTAGAATAAGTTTTTTAATATATGGGTCTTTCCAATTGATTTTTAAAGAATAAGTTTTTACAATTTTAAAAAATGTAGGTAAAACTACTAAAAATTGTAAAACTCCTCCTACAACAACTCCCCAAGCTAGTGCATCTATTCCATATTTTTGACCACATAAAATAGCAGATGCAATAATTGCCAAGTTAAAAAATATAGATGTGGCAGCTGGAACTAAAAAATGTCTGAAATTATTCAACATAGCTCCGAGCATTCCTGATAAGCTAATAAAGACAAAATAAAAAGACATAATTTTTAAAAGATGAGATGCTAATTCTTTAGTATCTTCTGGAAATCCACTAACAATCAAATTAATAATCTGATCTGAGAAAATAATCATAAGTATTGTAACTACTGATGAAAAAATAAATAAT from Fusobacterium hominis includes the following:
- a CDS encoding PdaC/SigV domain-containing protein, with translation MKIIKKIMVLTFSTFIFFSCGKDSKEEPVITPPTSDEVNINEPNTEVKNDNENINPTPAPKPKLPKVMEVVSTTEKKQTEYSDYVINIPQIINLDTEDIEYFNLTMKENMRNIIDNMATSKEDGEYESADMNYQVKNNNFNVMSIILTTNLYPNGGAHPIHEIDAYNLNKKTGTLITNDKLLEDDDVDYFNMLINDQISNKKPIYNTNGEECFLFNDIEANVKDAIIYFEGDNIVFVFKEYYMAPYSSGMPMFKFNKDNIKKNIHLN
- a CDS encoding alpha/beta hydrolase, which encodes MNRIILLFIILGLLFFTITYPFKFRLAKKIRRVLGFPQVKYIKNEDMDFSSFDKQYIDDHLLIKTETFENSKYITEKLNYTIITNKDTQKDNLPCLILLHGLRDSSKDWLERAKICENYLKLLDQKIINLMNIILIDSGYHGTSWYTNFYNLPNCRYEDYIIKELIPLFKEKFPKSKFGIAGFSMGGYGAFKLGLKYPNIFKVVGSFSGAISIVRMSVNRRVIRLFNFLYIPKFIFSDEDKLQFLRVFSSWGYEILKEDPYTLIKKLDKFNFKNRYFYASVGEKDVESHLMLQQWTDTIGRMKKHGYNFIGNICQNEVHTWEFVSRDLKNFLEYFDDKIK
- a CDS encoding DUF896 domain-containing protein; translation: MEMKEIIEKINNFSKLARERELTEEEKKERQEYRKIYLEKFKAQVRGHLDNIKIVDENDENENKLN
- the asnS gene encoding asparagine--tRNA ligase; amino-acid sequence: MNTVTVKSLFRDKDKYLDKEVIITGWIKKMRGQKNFGFIEVNDGSFFKGIQVVFDNKLSNYDEISHLSIISSIEVKGKLVNSQGAGQEIEIIADEINVFQKADLSYPLQNKRHTFEYLRTKAHLRPRTNTFAAVFRVRSVVAYAIHKFFQENGFVYVHTPIITGSDCEGAGEMFRVTTLDLNDLPLKEDGTVDETKDFFGKETNLTVSGQLSGETFCSAFRNIYTFGPTFRAENSNTARHASEFWMIEPEIAFADLSANMELAEAMVKYIIKFVLEQCPEEMAFFNQFIEKGLFDKLNNVLNNDFARLTYTEAIDILLKSGKKFDYPVEWGIDLQSEHERYLAEEHFKKPVFLTDYPKDIKAFYMKLNPDGKTVRAMDLLAPGIGEIIGGSQREDNLEILEGRIRELGMNPEDYEFYLDLRRYGSFPHSGYGLGFERIIMYITGMTNIRDVIPFPRTPNNADF
- a CDS encoding DUF2156 domain-containing protein, which produces MDWKKLDCNDKEIIDEYTKNRFITCDYNFTNQLLWSVGENTAYKIEDNILILKGTYNQQDYYYMPVPLNEQDETLSNWKKIICNILKENKKITLVPEYWKEKLENDFILEEKRDTFDYVYNSYDLAYLKGRKYSKKKNRINNFKKSYNYEYEKIDESNIEEVIEFQNNWYRDNKGPEVLKNEHLGILTLLKNFSKLDICGGLIRIHGEIIAYSLGEILSPDYAVIHIEKALNDYIGSYQAINHLFVETEFENVKFINREDDFGDPGLREAKESYHPAMLLKKYEIIGSI
- the dinB gene encoding DNA polymerase IV — translated: MNRVILHYDMDAFFASVEIRDNPKLKNIPIVVGNSIVTTASYEARKFGIHSAMSVFEAKKLCPNLITVPVNKEKYKKISAFIHSLVLKITNKIEFISLDEGYIDITDHIKSPETLSYFAKKFRERIKFHTGLTCSVGIGFNKLSAKIASDINKPNGQYIFYSPHEFINYVKEKNIKIIPGVGKKFVFLLNKKNIFKVQDAFNYSLHELTSYFGKSRGELLYLSIRGIDHSPIDYKHNFSSIGNENTYKFPIESSEVISKEVKDIFYYTHKRILKKNVVIKTVHIKIKFINGETLTRSKTLFVPTDDNIILLQTIETLLESISLNQPVKLLGISFSNLIKKSVRQLSFF
- a CDS encoding helix-turn-helix domain-containing protein encodes the protein MNIEIDIGSRIKSIRLEKGILLKDLAKQCGISSSMLSQIEKGNANPSLNTIKSVAKVLEIPVFKFFLEPEIEDYSINILKKENRKIVLTNEVTYELLSPEGTKQIECTKMILNKKYSESSSKPISHKGEEVAIVVKGKVKVTVGEEICEMEPGDSIQIPSLIPHKWTNIYDNESIILFSVTPPTV
- the rnmV gene encoding ribonuclease M5; amino-acid sequence: MKKTIKEIIVVEGRDDITAVKAAVDAEIIQVNGFAVRKKNNIEKIKVAEKNKGIIILTDPDYAGNEIRKYIHSFFPNAKDAYITRNEGTKDGDIGVENATPKAILRALENARCTIEDNNVTKLYTMENLIDLGLVGTKDSQLKREKLGEALGIGYSNGKQLLSKLNRYGVSKEEFEEALKKI